One genomic window of Halolamina sediminis includes the following:
- a CDS encoding DUF7437 domain-containing protein translates to MSRTSNRADGDIVQDFLSVADLLEEPQLAQLYAYLAREGEATVQDVMDDLELAQGTAYSYVNRLVDAGVVDVTDDEQPRRYAAREIDLTVTTAAGDREYTITPVLIDAVGRRETDADIDTYIDRHGVAGLATALPYAVARERGEVTHRLMAEDLDISPLAAEMILQALRPVVHEHDDIEEAGTGLDELDIDES, encoded by the coding sequence GTGTCACGCACCTCAAACCGCGCCGACGGCGACATCGTCCAGGACTTCCTCTCGGTCGCGGACCTCCTTGAGGAGCCACAGCTCGCCCAGCTGTACGCGTACCTTGCTCGGGAGGGGGAGGCGACCGTCCAAGACGTGATGGACGACCTCGAACTCGCCCAGGGGACGGCCTACAGCTACGTCAACCGGCTCGTCGACGCCGGCGTCGTCGACGTCACCGACGACGAACAGCCACGCCGGTACGCCGCCCGGGAGATCGACCTAACCGTGACGACGGCCGCCGGTGACCGCGAGTACACGATAACGCCGGTGCTCATCGACGCCGTCGGCCGTCGCGAGACGGACGCCGACATCGACACCTACATCGACCGCCACGGCGTCGCCGGCCTCGCGACCGCGCTTCCCTACGCGGTTGCTCGGGAGCGTGGGGAAGTGACCCACCGGCTGATGGCCGAGGATCTGGACATCTCACCGCTGGCTGCGGAGATGATCCTCCAGGCGCTCCGGCCCGTCGTCCACGAGCACGACGACATCGAGGAGGCAGGGACCGGACTCGACGAGTTGGACATCGACGAGTCCTGA
- a CDS encoding ArsR/SmtB family transcription factor: protein MATNPTRSVGGDLPEDPEDLLPADSVLSLEEYLEMHAAVGHRTRYEILYRLVHSGEMSPTELEAAMDIDDSTLHYHLNKLVDVGLVEKRQRTERGQDGLYTYYRATVYGEVTLTDGVDELIQGEQEFERMYDSTSDT from the coding sequence ATGGCGACGAACCCGACCCGATCGGTCGGCGGTGATCTCCCCGAGGACCCGGAGGACCTTCTCCCAGCGGACAGTGTTCTCAGCCTCGAGGAGTACCTCGAAATGCATGCCGCTGTCGGGCACCGAACACGGTATGAAATCCTCTACCGGCTCGTCCACAGCGGCGAGATGAGCCCGACAGAACTGGAAGCCGCCATGGATATCGACGACAGCACCCTCCACTACCACCTCAACAAACTCGTCGACGTCGGCCTCGTCGAAAAACGCCAACGGACCGAACGTGGGCAGGATGGCCTCTACACGTACTACCGCGCAACCGTCTACGGCGAAGTGACGCTTACCGACGGCGTCGACGAACTGATCCAGGGTGAACAGGAGTTCGAACGAATGTACGACAGCACGAGTGACACGTAG
- a CDS encoding DUF7509 family protein, translating into MTAEITRDQIVAQLGHVPYDRFLFYIMGPYKSFNLNYVLSEEERQDIAIDDLPGPLRRLFQNKDEIDAAQALLRRFQGSLRVTPGVNAFLALDVDIPTEEVDAATQSIEFTRCSNATAFVLPFLGHNFGVGEEAGSILEALSETHGDRLIFVHEDDVTSAMIRSARVRWDLRVDTYDTEAELVEKLRRFVGGIMHRERRGELSQLE; encoded by the coding sequence ATGACTGCCGAGATCACACGTGACCAGATCGTCGCGCAGTTAGGCCACGTCCCGTACGATCGGTTTCTCTTCTACATCATGGGGCCGTACAAATCCTTCAACCTCAACTACGTGTTGAGTGAGGAGGAGCGTCAAGACATCGCCATCGACGACTTGCCGGGGCCGCTTCGTCGCCTGTTCCAGAACAAAGACGAGATCGACGCCGCTCAGGCACTGCTACGGCGATTCCAGGGATCACTTCGGGTGACACCGGGCGTCAACGCCTTCCTCGCGCTCGACGTCGATATCCCGACCGAGGAGGTGGATGCGGCAACCCAAAGTATCGAGTTCACGCGATGCAGCAATGCAACGGCGTTCGTCCTTCCCTTCCTCGGGCACAATTTCGGTGTCGGAGAGGAAGCCGGAAGTATTCTCGAAGCACTCTCTGAAACGCACGGTGATCGATTGATCTTCGTCCACGAAGACGACGTGACGAGTGCGATGATTCGATCCGCACGAGTCCGGTGGGACTTACGCGTCGATACGTACGACACCGAGGCAGAACTCGTCGAGAAACTCCGGCGCTTCGTCGGTGGCATCATGCATCGAGAACGACGTGGAGAACTCAGTCAGCTGGAGTAA
- a CDS encoding DNA-binding protein, with amino-acid sequence MSSKNSDRKVVSVDEQAFEKAGGQAVDADGVPLVDDTPAFEAAVEQETQAKVDANHPDGIADTSEDRIHGVTLEQEERIRGRDAELERISAQAELGTQDGREQRTRAIAAQGSKQRRREFQKRAASVDPMADPERDDPRAELSQDELATVNAEANRLATRVDGWSRAAISRRLAEAVVDGADMPSAVVRVFEELQTAPTGSVPIDALKDVDRGTVTIEGRVKTLWDSDSPAIQQVGLIADESGKTKVTIWKASDAPWIEEGERVRIHEAATNWYEGRISVAVTGWSVIHFPERGRWWDE; translated from the coding sequence ATGTCGAGTAAGAACTCAGATCGAAAGGTCGTTTCGGTGGATGAACAGGCATTCGAGAAAGCGGGCGGTCAGGCGGTCGATGCAGACGGCGTCCCGCTCGTTGACGACACGCCGGCGTTCGAGGCGGCGGTCGAGCAGGAGACGCAGGCAAAGGTGGATGCGAACCACCCGGACGGGATCGCGGACACGAGCGAGGACCGGATTCACGGTGTCACCCTCGAACAGGAAGAGCGCATTCGGGGACGAGACGCCGAGCTGGAGCGTATCAGTGCCCAAGCCGAGCTGGGCACGCAGGACGGTCGCGAGCAGCGCACGCGAGCGATCGCCGCCCAAGGGAGCAAGCAGCGCCGGCGGGAGTTCCAGAAGCGGGCCGCGAGCGTGGACCCGATGGCCGACCCCGAACGGGATGATCCCCGAGCGGAGCTCTCTCAGGACGAACTGGCGACGGTGAACGCGGAGGCAAACCGACTCGCGACGCGGGTGGATGGCTGGTCGCGTGCGGCGATCAGTCGACGCCTGGCCGAAGCGGTCGTCGACGGCGCGGACATGCCGAGTGCAGTCGTGCGGGTGTTCGAGGAGCTGCAGACGGCGCCCACCGGCTCGGTGCCCATCGACGCTCTCAAGGACGTCGATCGCGGCACGGTCACGATCGAGGGTCGTGTGAAAACCCTCTGGGACAGTGATTCGCCGGCCATCCAGCAAGTCGGGCTAATCGCGGACGAGAGCGGAAAAACGAAGGTGACGATCTGGAAGGCATCGGACGCGCCGTGGATCGAGGAAGGCGAGCGGGTGCGCATCCACGAAGCGGCCACGAACTGGTACGAGGGCCGGATCTCGGTGGCCGTGACGGGGTGGAGCGTCATCCACTTCCCGGAGCGCGGCCGGTGGTGGGACGAATAG
- a CDS encoding winged helix-turn-helix domain-containing protein encodes MIEAWEDVNEQVKTDWKDERTPFERVYEIVEQTHDGQSAAEIADRALVSEPTARRHCKALVNTGFAETEQDGQATLYKRNNDRILMSRIRELREEVDRPELLDSIQEMKAEIRRYEDQYDVVSPEELAQQLDGDETEGWDDLTAWRTTRQNLAIAQAALAYDEASHQLAV; translated from the coding sequence ATGATCGAGGCGTGGGAGGACGTCAACGAGCAGGTCAAGACGGACTGGAAAGACGAAAGGACACCGTTCGAGCGAGTGTACGAAATCGTCGAACAGACCCACGACGGGCAGTCGGCCGCCGAGATCGCCGACCGTGCGCTCGTGAGCGAGCCGACGGCGCGTCGACACTGCAAGGCCCTCGTGAACACCGGGTTCGCCGAGACGGAACAGGACGGCCAAGCAACGCTGTACAAGCGCAACAATGACCGGATCTTGATGTCCCGGATCCGTGAGCTACGTGAAGAAGTCGATCGGCCGGAGTTGCTCGACAGCATTCAGGAGATGAAGGCAGAGATCCGGCGCTACGAAGACCAGTACGACGTGGTGTCCCCGGAGGAACTCGCCCAGCAACTCGACGGCGACGAGACAGAGGGGTGGGACGATCTCACGGCGTGGCGCACGACGCGGCAGAATCTCGCCATCGCCCAAGCCGCGCTCGCCTACGACGAGGCCAGCCACCAGCTTGCTGTATGA
- a CDS encoding DUF7567 family protein — translation MSLEVLDRHSEALFDFLWCPVCGHEVFSHIPFEGVFCKHCNTQVELQEPLETRGHEDAAIARFTTDTTWNLHVDEKLRRDLPDGAARAKILGAPGAYEVDWWSPAPGEEWEPVERGEFDDIDEPEDVAHLA, via the coding sequence ATGAGTTTGGAAGTACTTGACCGCCACAGTGAGGCACTGTTCGACTTCCTCTGGTGTCCGGTCTGCGGACACGAGGTGTTCAGCCACATCCCCTTCGAGGGGGTGTTCTGCAAGCACTGCAACACGCAGGTCGAACTGCAGGAGCCACTGGAGACACGCGGCCACGAGGACGCCGCCATCGCGCGCTTCACCACCGACACGACGTGGAACCTCCACGTCGACGAAAAACTGCGACGCGACCTCCCTGACGGCGCAGCGCGAGCGAAGATCCTCGGCGCACCGGGAGCCTACGAGGTGGACTGGTGGAGTCCAGCCCCCGGCGAGGAGTGGGAACCCGTCGAGCGTGGCGAGTTCGACGACATCGACGAGCCGGAAGATGTTGCCCACCTAGCGTAG
- a CDS encoding DUF6166 domain-containing protein, whose product MSGTIDEPTTAQSTTEKTEVRYVGTRVRDGVRVLTYPGATELTPDRSLEIVSHSPSGFEWGYGGSGPAQLALAILLDYTDDPEIAQSHYQAFKREIVSQLECTGGDGTWTLTAGEIEQWLPDD is encoded by the coding sequence ATGAGTGGAACGATCGACGAGCCCACGACGGCACAGTCGACGACCGAGAAGACCGAAGTTCGGTACGTGGGGACGCGCGTTCGGGACGGCGTCCGCGTGCTGACGTACCCCGGAGCGACGGAACTCACGCCGGATCGGAGCCTCGAGATCGTGAGCCACAGCCCCTCGGGCTTCGAATGGGGATATGGAGGGAGCGGCCCCGCCCAACTCGCCCTCGCGATCCTGCTCGACTACACCGACGATCCGGAAATCGCCCAGTCGCACTACCAAGCGTTCAAGCGCGAGATCGTGAGTCAACTCGAATGTACGGGGGGTGATGGGACGTGGACGCTCACGGCTGGCGAGATCGAGCAGTGGCTACCCGACGACTAG
- a CDS encoding ABC transporter permease, with amino-acid sequence MTAAAGDDRGEGDGASGTDGPSQFITPERTGGYSHLLKAVIYRDLLIWVRYPLNAALGIFMGVFFFALMFYGGTMVAGQAFSDSIEGLIVGYFLWTLAIGAYSGIMNDIQSEASWGTLERHFMTPFGFGPVVVAKSIAIVFRTFMTSAVVLVVMLLITGTTLDLNLVTVLPVATLTIAGALGLGLVMGGLSVLYKRISNVANLLQFAFIGLISAPVFDIPWARFLPLAQGSAMLQRAMRDGVRLWEFDPLTIAVLVGTSVGYLALGYAIFGLTTRRARRLGVLGDY; translated from the coding sequence ATGACGGCTGCTGCCGGCGACGATCGAGGCGAGGGCGATGGGGCCAGCGGCACAGACGGGCCGTCCCAGTTCATCACTCCCGAGCGAACCGGGGGGTACTCCCACCTCCTGAAGGCCGTCATCTATCGCGACCTGTTGATCTGGGTTCGCTACCCGCTGAACGCGGCGCTGGGGATCTTCATGGGCGTGTTCTTCTTCGCGCTGATGTTCTACGGGGGGACGATGGTCGCCGGGCAGGCGTTCTCGGACTCCATCGAGGGGCTGATCGTCGGCTACTTCCTGTGGACGCTCGCCATCGGCGCCTACTCGGGCATCATGAACGACATCCAGTCCGAAGCGAGCTGGGGGACGCTGGAGCGGCACTTCATGACGCCGTTCGGCTTCGGGCCGGTCGTCGTCGCCAAATCCATCGCGATCGTCTTCCGGACGTTCATGACCTCCGCGGTGGTGCTGGTCGTGATGCTGCTCATCACCGGGACGACGCTCGACCTCAACCTCGTAACTGTGCTTCCGGTGGCGACGCTGACCATCGCAGGTGCGCTCGGGCTCGGCCTGGTGATGGGTGGCCTGAGCGTGCTCTACAAGCGCATCTCGAACGTGGCTAACCTCCTCCAGTTCGCGTTCATCGGCCTCATCTCGGCGCCCGTCTTCGACATCCCGTGGGCCCGATTCCTGCCGCTGGCCCAGGGGAGCGCGATGCTCCAGCGGGCCATGCGCGACGGCGTCCGCCTCTGGGAGTTCGACCCACTGACCATTGCCGTGCTCGTCGGGACGTCGGTTGGCTATCTGGCGCTGGGGTACGCTATCTTCGGCCTCACTACGCGGCGCGCTCGTCGCCTGGGCGTGCTCGGGGATTACTGA
- a CDS encoding ABC transporter ATP-binding protein has protein sequence MGRKPSTNGQARGDERPWSANDGAPELNPDEAAIYVDGLAKTFGSGEDAVTAVEDVSLAVEPGEVVGLLGPNGAGKTTTIKSILGLILPDAGTVRVHGIDVHANPRAAYEHVDAMLEGARNDYWRLTVRENLRYFAAIRGQDPDAVTDRHAELLEHLDLAAKADTAVRDLSRGMKQKVSLASVLAGDISVAFLDEPTLGLDIESSLKLRTELHRLAEERGLTLVISSHDMDVIEDVCDRVVIMNEGQVVVDDTVEDLLAGFETRGYRITARSGSETARADLEDRFDLTDVQHAGDRLRFEVAADTATFYRLTDAMETHDLDVASVETVQPDLAEVFVEMTNGTADPDGESEGDASPTREAPANRSPASERGDRR, from the coding sequence ATGGGACGCAAGCCCTCCACCAACGGTCAGGCGCGCGGCGACGAACGGCCCTGGAGCGCCAACGATGGGGCCCCCGAACTCAACCCCGACGAGGCCGCCATCTACGTCGACGGCCTCGCGAAGACGTTCGGAAGCGGCGAGGATGCCGTGACCGCGGTCGAGGACGTCTCCCTCGCGGTCGAGCCCGGTGAGGTGGTGGGGTTACTCGGGCCGAACGGCGCGGGCAAGACGACGACGATCAAGTCGATTCTCGGGCTGATTCTGCCCGATGCGGGAACGGTTCGCGTTCACGGGATCGACGTCCACGCCAACCCGCGAGCGGCCTACGAGCACGTCGACGCCATGCTGGAGGGGGCCCGCAACGACTACTGGCGGCTCACCGTCCGAGAGAACCTTCGCTACTTCGCCGCGATCAGGGGCCAGGATCCCGACGCCGTCACCGACCGTCACGCGGAACTGCTGGAACACCTCGACCTCGCGGCGAAAGCCGACACGGCAGTCCGGGATCTCTCGCGCGGGATGAAGCAGAAAGTGTCGCTGGCGAGCGTCCTCGCGGGCGACATCTCCGTCGCCTTCCTCGACGAACCCACGCTCGGGTTGGATATCGAGAGCTCGCTGAAGCTCCGGACCGAGCTCCACAGACTCGCCGAGGAGCGGGGGCTGACGCTGGTCATCTCCAGCCACGATATGGACGTTATCGAGGACGTCTGTGACCGCGTCGTCATCATGAACGAGGGGCAAGTGGTCGTCGATGACACCGTCGAGGACCTGCTGGCGGGGTTCGAGACGCGGGGGTACCGAATCACCGCCCGCAGCGGATCCGAGACGGCGCGTGCGGACCTCGAGGACCGCTTCGACCTGACCGACGTCCAGCACGCCGGCGACCGACTGCGCTTCGAGGTGGCCGCTGACACGGCGACGTTCTACCGCCTGACCGACGCGATGGAGACGCACGACCTCGATGTGGCGAGCGTGGAGACGGTCCAGCCGGATCTCGCCGAGGTGTTCGTCGAAATGACGAACGGCACTGCCGACCCGGATGGCGAAAGCGAGGGAGACGCGTCGCCGACCCGGGAGGCACCGGCCAACCGTTCGCCAGCGAGCGAGCGGGGTGACCGCAGATGA
- a CDS encoding ATP-binding protein has translation MTFYDREAELEALETAYESGEAGYFVVYGRRRIGKTALLKEFCRERPHIYFLAAQESEQRQREKFVEQIAAHVDERPPRISGWEDALTYLAEKLQEKRLIVVIDEFPYLVAENESLPSYFQSFIDEQLSGTDSMLVLCGSSVSTMESEILGQESPLHGRRTGQIDLQPFSFGDARAVISYEFEDAVQSYSVTGGTAMYLTQFDYDRSLAENIKQEILSPTAMLYNEPAFLLRTELRSPARYLSILEAIATGHTTPNEIAGATGVGSGPLSKYLQTLRRLRLITRETPVTASTKQSKRSQYVVADEFLRFWFRFVEPNRSSIEEAPEMVYGGTIAPRLADHAAKTFEDICQEAVWEAIRQGELAPYADIGRWWYGEQEIDIVGLAPSDDRILFGECKWTTEPVGHGLVDSLTQKAADVRWGPANRTESFALFSRSGFVDGLADDIGENWSLFGPEELGALL, from the coding sequence ATGACCTTCTACGACAGAGAGGCGGAGCTCGAGGCGCTGGAGACCGCCTACGAATCGGGGGAGGCCGGGTACTTCGTCGTCTACGGGCGTCGCCGGATCGGGAAGACGGCGCTCCTGAAGGAATTCTGTAGGGAGCGGCCCCATATCTACTTCCTCGCGGCACAGGAATCCGAACAGCGCCAGCGAGAGAAGTTCGTCGAGCAGATCGCCGCCCACGTCGACGAACGCCCCCCACGGATCTCGGGCTGGGAGGATGCACTCACGTACCTCGCCGAGAAGTTGCAAGAAAAGCGGCTTATCGTCGTTATCGACGAGTTCCCCTATCTAGTGGCGGAGAACGAATCACTCCCTTCGTACTTCCAGTCGTTCATCGACGAGCAGCTTTCGGGGACCGACTCGATGCTCGTGCTGTGTGGGTCCAGTGTGAGTACGATGGAGTCGGAAATCCTCGGTCAGGAAAGCCCGTTGCATGGCCGTCGGACTGGACAGATCGATCTCCAACCGTTCTCCTTCGGTGATGCACGGGCCGTCATCTCCTACGAGTTCGAAGACGCCGTGCAGTCCTACAGTGTCACCGGCGGGACAGCAATGTACCTCACTCAGTTCGACTACGACCGGTCGCTCGCCGAGAACATCAAACAGGAAATCCTGTCGCCGACGGCGATGCTGTACAACGAGCCGGCGTTCTTGCTCCGGACCGAACTCCGGAGCCCCGCTCGGTATCTGAGCATCCTCGAGGCGATCGCGACCGGCCACACGACGCCAAACGAGATCGCTGGGGCGACTGGGGTCGGATCCGGGCCCCTCTCGAAGTATCTCCAGACACTCCGGCGTCTCCGCTTGATTACTCGCGAAACGCCAGTCACAGCGTCGACGAAGCAGTCCAAACGGTCGCAGTACGTCGTCGCCGACGAGTTCCTCCGATTCTGGTTTCGGTTCGTCGAGCCGAACCGCTCGAGCATCGAGGAGGCACCAGAGATGGTGTATGGGGGAACGATCGCACCTCGATTGGCCGATCACGCCGCAAAAACGTTCGAGGATATCTGTCAGGAAGCCGTCTGGGAAGCGATCAGGCAGGGTGAGCTCGCCCCCTATGCCGATATTGGTCGCTGGTGGTACGGTGAACAGGAGATCGATATCGTCGGTCTCGCGCCAAGTGACGACCGAATCCTCTTTGGGGAGTGTAAGTGGACTACAGAGCCAGTCGGTCACGGACTCGTTGATTCTTTGACTCAGAAAGCCGCCGATGTTCGCTGGGGCCCAGCCAATCGGACTGAATCGTTCGCGCTATTCTCGCGTAGTGGATTCGTCGATGGCCTTGCAGACGACATCGGCGAGAATTGGTCGCTATTCGGGCCAGAGGAATTGGGAGCTCTCCTCTGA
- a CDS encoding DUF3368 domain-containing protein has translation MWVFDATPLIYLAKTDRLTLVQHLDEECIIPSRVYDEVVETGIEEGYPDARRVERSVDAGHFVVQPVESTPLFSRLQQNPSLSDADIAVLAYADAHDGTAVMDETYGRDVAAAEGITTRGTAYLVLKLTTQGAISTDDARDVIDSMIEEGWYCAPDVYAKIAQKLDSLQD, from the coding sequence ATGTGGGTGTTCGACGCGACGCCCCTCATCTATCTCGCGAAGACTGATCGACTCACGCTCGTCCAACACCTTGACGAGGAGTGCATTATCCCTAGTCGTGTCTACGACGAGGTGGTCGAAACCGGAATCGAAGAGGGGTATCCGGACGCTCGCCGTGTCGAACGGAGCGTCGATGCAGGCCACTTCGTGGTGCAACCGGTCGAATCGACGCCACTCTTCTCCCGGCTCCAGCAGAATCCCTCCCTCAGCGACGCAGACATCGCCGTGCTTGCGTATGCCGACGCACACGACGGGACTGCCGTGATGGACGAGACGTACGGTCGGGACGTTGCCGCCGCCGAAGGAATCACGACCAGAGGAACAGCGTATCTCGTGTTGAAACTCACAACGCAGGGGGCGATCAGCACTGACGACGCGCGAGATGTGATCGATTCGATGATCGAGGAAGGATGGTACTGTGCACCCGATGTCTACGCGAAGATCGCCCAGAAACTCGATTCGCTTCAAGACTGA
- a CDS encoding UPF0175 family protein, giving the protein MGTISARVPDELEAELETYLEDENLDRSTAVRKLLTEGLDEWRREQALERLANGKISFSKAAEMAGMSVWDFAQLAKERDITWVDDDHVDGDLEAL; this is encoded by the coding sequence ATGGGAACGATCTCCGCACGGGTACCCGACGAGTTAGAGGCAGAACTCGAGACGTATCTCGAAGACGAGAACCTCGACCGAAGCACGGCAGTTCGGAAACTCCTCACCGAAGGGCTCGACGAGTGGCGTCGCGAACAGGCCCTCGAGCGGCTCGCCAACGGAAAAATCTCGTTCAGCAAAGCGGCCGAGATGGCGGGGATGTCCGTCTGGGACTTTGCACAACTCGCCAAGGAGCGCGACATCACCTGGGTCGACGACGACCACGTCGACGGGGACCTCGAGGCGCTGTGA
- a CDS encoding glycosyltransferase family 4 protein: MSSHEILQIITRSDWGGAPRVVESLATNIDDVTAVACGPGGRLINRLKKQGVQVHVQPYLQSTPHPKDVLAYRDLRQLIAGGEFDLVHSHSTKAGALARLAASRVGVPSVFTVHGWGFYNTEYGSLRPIVIKGERFLERRTDEVVCVSRNDLREGRRHGILSEESGTVIHNGIPPLQYSSNRSTLYDEFEIDPDTPIVGSIGRLAAQKDPIAILKTAKQLRDDGYEIATVLIGSGPLKDKCIQYVDEHGLDSVYMPGFVDNALEFLPDFDVFLLPSRFEGFPLTILECLHAGVPLVAHDVGGVAEAIDDGKTGFVVPPDADNSRFVGRVETLLKHPEQRREMGKRAQQVAVDRFTEDRMVSDYRRLYDSIL; this comes from the coding sequence ATGAGTTCACATGAGATTCTACAGATAATCACCCGATCTGATTGGGGTGGTGCACCTCGTGTTGTCGAGTCGTTAGCAACCAATATTGACGATGTCACGGCCGTTGCCTGTGGTCCTGGCGGGCGATTAATTAACCGACTCAAAAAGCAGGGGGTACAGGTTCATGTTCAACCGTATTTACAGAGTACACCTCATCCAAAAGATGTACTCGCGTATCGAGACTTGCGGCAGCTTATCGCGGGAGGAGAGTTTGATCTCGTACACAGTCACAGCACAAAGGCAGGAGCACTTGCCCGCCTCGCAGCATCCAGGGTGGGGGTTCCAAGCGTTTTCACCGTCCATGGATGGGGATTTTACAACACTGAATACGGATCACTCCGTCCAATCGTAATTAAGGGAGAACGGTTCCTTGAGCGACGCACTGACGAAGTGGTCTGCGTATCTCGAAACGACCTCCGAGAGGGTAGGCGTCACGGAATTCTCTCTGAGGAGTCCGGAACCGTCATTCATAACGGGATTCCACCACTACAATATTCGTCTAATCGGAGCACTCTCTACGATGAATTCGAGATCGATCCAGACACACCAATTGTTGGCTCGATAGGAAGACTTGCGGCCCAAAAAGATCCGATAGCAATCCTCAAAACCGCGAAGCAGCTCAGAGATGACGGATACGAGATTGCAACTGTCCTCATCGGCAGCGGGCCGCTTAAGGACAAATGTATCCAATATGTCGACGAACACGGCTTAGATAGCGTCTATATGCCGGGATTCGTGGATAATGCGCTAGAATTTCTCCCGGACTTCGACGTGTTCTTGCTACCGTCACGGTTCGAGGGGTTCCCACTGACTATACTAGAGTGTCTACATGCAGGTGTACCCCTCGTCGCACACGATGTCGGTGGCGTCGCCGAGGCTATCGACGATGGGAAAACCGGTTTTGTCGTCCCTCCAGACGCGGACAACAGTCGTTTCGTTGGTCGAGTTGAAACACTCCTCAAACATCCGGAGCAACGACGAGAGATGGGAAAACGTGCACAACAGGTTGCCGTAGATCGTTTTACGGAAGACCGGATGGTCTCAGACTACCGGAGACTCTATGATTCGATCCTATAG
- a CDS encoding O-antigen ligase family protein, which translates to MRVPEVIGYLSAIVGYILLCVFLYTTTNLSLIGDFRVMVGVMILLVSLAISVVMSPSVESVIRIVVFPLAILFNFFILPANIPRRVFFKSLSQTTALFVLIGFPAIFGGSFGPVPSYSGQSYLLGTSVSLHGLTSFFANPNPFGAIAVFGALAALWEYYSYGGNLPKVIFIINSAGVYFTQSRTAILSLVVATILFAIYRVSNRKYLLIATILGGVSAILGLSIKFKLVPGPSIIQNISLTHRSELWTAAYQAWITKPLIGWGIGNVPDSMIPYIRTSILQGYGPHNSYIRIFAASGIAGGLTYIYINIKPLLNRFRTATTCENFIEYSIVVSVLVIQVFEGNSIFGISAFSVLSAVILGYAQSSTTESSKLVP; encoded by the coding sequence ATGAGAGTCCCAGAGGTTATTGGCTATCTATCCGCGATCGTCGGATATATTCTGTTGTGTGTTTTCTTATACACCACTACCAATCTTTCACTAATCGGAGATTTTCGTGTTATGGTTGGAGTTATGATACTGTTAGTCTCACTTGCGATCAGCGTGGTTATGTCTCCTAGTGTTGAGTCGGTTATCCGAATCGTGGTTTTCCCTTTAGCAATATTATTCAACTTTTTTATTCTACCTGCAAATATACCCCGTCGTGTTTTTTTCAAATCACTTTCTCAGACTACAGCACTCTTCGTTCTTATCGGATTCCCGGCTATTTTCGGTGGATCATTTGGCCCAGTGCCGTCGTATTCCGGACAGTCGTACCTCCTAGGGACCTCAGTATCATTACATGGGTTAACGTCATTCTTTGCTAATCCAAACCCATTCGGCGCTATTGCGGTCTTCGGAGCACTTGCTGCTCTTTGGGAATATTATTCATATGGTGGTAACCTACCCAAAGTCATTTTCATTATCAATTCCGCTGGTGTATACTTTACTCAATCAAGAACTGCTATCCTATCTCTAGTTGTCGCAACGATACTATTTGCCATATATAGAGTTTCCAATAGGAAATATTTATTAATAGCTACTATACTTGGTGGTGTTAGTGCGATCCTCGGGTTATCAATAAAATTCAAGCTCGTTCCAGGTCCATCAATAATCCAAAATATCAGTCTTACCCATCGATCAGAATTATGGACCGCAGCTTATCAGGCATGGATCACCAAACCATTGATTGGATGGGGTATTGGCAATGTCCCTGATTCGATGATTCCCTATATTCGAACCAGTATACTGCAGGGGTATGGCCCACACAATAGTTACATAAGAATATTCGCTGCGAGTGGGATAGCCGGCGGCCTCACATACATATATATAAATATCAAACCACTGTTGAATCGGTTCCGAACGGCAACCACTTGCGAAAACTTCATAGAATACTCAATAGTAGTATCTGTGCTGGTAATTCAGGTATTTGAGGGAAATTCCATTTTTGGAATTAGTGCCTTCTCAGTTCTATCAGCAGTCATCTTAGGATATGCACAATCATCAACCACGGAGTCTTCTAAATTAGTGCCATGA